One part of the Salvelinus fontinalis isolate EN_2023a chromosome 4, ASM2944872v1, whole genome shotgun sequence genome encodes these proteins:
- the LOC129854297 gene encoding uncharacterized protein LOC129854297 isoform X1, translated as MSQLKESLSSFRSIPQMHKVERVNQQVFQQDLNTMIMFILILCALSREAMVQNTAKKIFPAKIYWTTTGTIMEGSDLVVKCSTHGRKEDKVAYVYLCINGVAVEQKKTIQEDTYFTMKSVTGQQTGNYSCVFSKTQFPVSEVQGKGDNSLSIQVMDRILPADISLAGSRTVRKGDGVEFKCTLSDPSFQTKNTSDLVHAYLCKYGSVVQIQVFDVKRTEVTFTIKSFNKNDAGNYSCVIDLQSKTLKDKDRTLYGNNAVFLQVDVSWSDLITPVVLCACFLLILSLIVGIRWLFIKQGALQCYCGRTPQQEENDVPMTGEGDDGTSNTEEESSDEFACDSEASGEEYQDVGVEIETYHEMEDTTYQEIPGETRNIEHVIVRIRDAANQGPDAEDMYAKSCRKTGRHQYMS; from the exons ATGTCTCAACTAAAAGAATCCCTGTCTAGTTTCAGGTCCATACCACAAATGCACAAGGTAGAAAGAGTCAACCAACAAGTGTTTCAACAAGACTTGAACACAATGATCATGTTCATCCTCATCCTGT GTGCCTTGTCAAGAGAGGCCATGGTCCAAAACACAG CCAAGAAGATTTTTCCAGCAAAGATCTATTGGACTACTACAGGAACGATAATGGAGGGAAGCGACCTAGTGGTAAAATGTAGTACACATGGGCGCAAGGAAGACAAAGTGGCATATGTTTACTTGTGCATTAACGGGGTTGCAGTGGAACAGAAGAAAACTATACAAGAAGACACTTATTTCACCATGAAAAGTGTTACTGGCCAACAGACTGGCAATTACAGCTGTGTGTTCTCTAAAACCCAGTTTCCAGTCTCTGAAGTGCAAGGAAAAGGAGATAATTCCCTTTCCATCCAGGTGATGG ATCGTATACTCCCTGCAGACATATCACTTGCAGGCTCAAGAACTGTGAGAAAGGGAGATGGTGTGGAGTTTAAGTGTACACTCTCAGACCCAAGTTTTCAAACAAAAAATACCAGTGACTTAGTTCACGCTTACCTCTGCAAGTATGGCTCTGTTGTTCAGATCCAGGTGTTTGATGTAAAGCGCACGGAGGTAACCTTTACGATTAAAAGTTTTAATAAGAATGACGCAGGTAACTACAGTTGTGTGATTGATCTGCAATCAAAAACCCTCAAAGATAAAGACAGAACATTATATGGAAATAATGCAGTATTTCTACAGGTTGATG TGTCCTGGAGTGACTTAATCACACCGGTTGTGTTGTGCGCCTGTTTTCTTCTGATCTTATCACTGATAGTGGGCATACGGTGGCTGTTCATTAAACAAG GAGCTTTACAATGTTATTGTGGAAG AACACCACAACAGGAGGAGAACGATGTGCCAATGACAGGGGAGGGTGACG ACGGAACTTCAAACACGGAGGAAGAATCCAG TGATGAATTTGCCTGTGACAGTGAGGCCA GTGGGGAGGAGTACCAGGATGTGG GTGTTGAGATTGAGACATACCATGAGATGG AGGATACCACGTACCAAGAAATTCCG GGTGAAACACGGAATATTGAACACGTTATAGTGCGTATTCGAG ATGCAGCAAATCAAGGCCCAGATGCAGAAGATATGTATGCCAAATCATGCAGGAAGACA
- the LOC129854297 gene encoding uncharacterized protein LOC129854297 isoform X2, translating to MSQLKESLSSFRSIPQMHKVERVNQQVFQQDLNTMIMFILILCALSREAMVQNTAKKIFPAKIYWTTTGTIMEGSDLVVKCSTHGRKEDKVAYVYLCINGVAVEQKKTIQEDTYFTMKSVTGQQTGNYSCVFSKTQFPVSEVQGKGDNSLSIQVMDRILPADISLAGSRTVRKGDGVEFKCTLSDPSFQTKNTSDLVHAYLCKYGSVVQIQVFDVKRTEVTFTIKSFNKNDAGNYSCVIDLQSKTLKDKDRTLYGNNAVFLQVDVSWSDLITPVVLCACFLLILSLIVGIRWLFIKQGALQCYCGRTPQQEENDVPMTGEGDDGTSNTEEESSDEFACDSEASGEEYQDVGVEIETYHEMEDTTYQEIPVSW from the exons ATGTCTCAACTAAAAGAATCCCTGTCTAGTTTCAGGTCCATACCACAAATGCACAAGGTAGAAAGAGTCAACCAACAAGTGTTTCAACAAGACTTGAACACAATGATCATGTTCATCCTCATCCTGT GTGCCTTGTCAAGAGAGGCCATGGTCCAAAACACAG CCAAGAAGATTTTTCCAGCAAAGATCTATTGGACTACTACAGGAACGATAATGGAGGGAAGCGACCTAGTGGTAAAATGTAGTACACATGGGCGCAAGGAAGACAAAGTGGCATATGTTTACTTGTGCATTAACGGGGTTGCAGTGGAACAGAAGAAAACTATACAAGAAGACACTTATTTCACCATGAAAAGTGTTACTGGCCAACAGACTGGCAATTACAGCTGTGTGTTCTCTAAAACCCAGTTTCCAGTCTCTGAAGTGCAAGGAAAAGGAGATAATTCCCTTTCCATCCAGGTGATGG ATCGTATACTCCCTGCAGACATATCACTTGCAGGCTCAAGAACTGTGAGAAAGGGAGATGGTGTGGAGTTTAAGTGTACACTCTCAGACCCAAGTTTTCAAACAAAAAATACCAGTGACTTAGTTCACGCTTACCTCTGCAAGTATGGCTCTGTTGTTCAGATCCAGGTGTTTGATGTAAAGCGCACGGAGGTAACCTTTACGATTAAAAGTTTTAATAAGAATGACGCAGGTAACTACAGTTGTGTGATTGATCTGCAATCAAAAACCCTCAAAGATAAAGACAGAACATTATATGGAAATAATGCAGTATTTCTACAGGTTGATG TGTCCTGGAGTGACTTAATCACACCGGTTGTGTTGTGCGCCTGTTTTCTTCTGATCTTATCACTGATAGTGGGCATACGGTGGCTGTTCATTAAACAAG GAGCTTTACAATGTTATTGTGGAAG AACACCACAACAGGAGGAGAACGATGTGCCAATGACAGGGGAGGGTGACG ACGGAACTTCAAACACGGAGGAAGAATCCAG TGATGAATTTGCCTGTGACAGTGAGGCCA GTGGGGAGGAGTACCAGGATGTGG GTGTTGAGATTGAGACATACCATGAGATGG AGGATACCACGTACCAAGAAATTCCGGTGAGCT GGTGA